The Dysgonomonadaceae bacterium PH5-43 genome has a segment encoding these proteins:
- a CDS encoding signal peptidase II (product_source=KO:K03101; cog=COG0597; ko=KO:K03101; pfam=PF01252; transmembrane_helix_parts=Inside_1_6,TMhelix_7_26,Outside_27_64,TMhelix_65_84,Inside_85_90,TMhelix_91_113,Outside_114_171,TMhelix_172_194,Inside_195_211) translates to MKLSKGLWAVAVILLLLVIDQAIKIYVKTNMALYEDIHIADWFLIRFVENPGMAMGIEIGGKLFLSIFRIIASFAIIYYLWTLIKKGFRLGYILCVSLIFAGAVGNIIDSVFYGVIFSESTPFTVATLFPADGGYGTLMHGKVVDMFYFPLFEFTWPDWIPFIGGSQFEFFRYIFNFADACISVGMVTLLLFYWKDFTKSFEKKEIQEIEN, encoded by the coding sequence ATGAAATTATCAAAAGGATTATGGGCAGTAGCAGTTATTCTGCTACTGCTCGTAATAGATCAAGCTATCAAAATATATGTCAAAACCAATATGGCATTGTATGAAGACATACACATCGCCGATTGGTTCTTGATTCGTTTTGTAGAAAACCCTGGTATGGCTATGGGAATAGAAATAGGTGGAAAACTATTTCTATCTATTTTTAGAATAATAGCATCTTTCGCCATCATCTATTATCTGTGGACTTTAATCAAAAAAGGATTTCGACTTGGATATATTCTTTGTGTATCTTTAATCTTCGCAGGAGCTGTTGGCAATATCATTGATAGTGTATTCTATGGGGTTATCTTTAGTGAGAGCACTCCTTTTACTGTTGCTACTTTATTCCCAGCCGACGGAGGTTACGGAACTTTAATGCACGGTAAAGTTGTTGATATGTTTTATTTCCCACTATTTGAATTTACTTGGCCAGATTGGATTCCTTTTATAGGAGGAAGTCAGTTTGAGTTTTTCCGCTACATATTTAATTTTGCCGACGCTTGCATCAGTGTAGGAATGGTAACTCTACTTCTTTTTTATTGGAAAGACTTTACTAAAAGTTTTGAAAAGAAAGAAATTCAAGAAATTGAAAACTAA
- a CDS encoding DnaK suppressor protein (product_source=KO:K06204; cog=COG1734; ko=KO:K06204; pfam=PF01258; superfamily=109635,57716; tigrfam=TIGR02420): MNEKTRYSDAELEEFRAIINEKLEKAKTDYELHKETMMNADGNDVTDTSPTFKVLEEGASTLSKEEAGRLAQRQMKFIQNLQAALIRIENKTYGICRETGKLIPKERLRAVPHATLSIEAKQAQGR, translated from the coding sequence ATGAACGAAAAGACAAGATACTCAGATGCTGAATTAGAAGAGTTTCGTGCTATAATTAACGAAAAACTTGAGAAAGCAAAAACAGATTATGAACTTCACAAAGAGACTATGATGAATGCCGATGGCAATGATGTTACCGACACGTCTCCTACTTTCAAAGTATTAGAGGAAGGCGCATCTACTCTTTCAAAGGAAGAGGCTGGACGTTTAGCTCAACGTCAGATGAAGTTTATTCAGAATCTACAAGCTGCCTTAATACGCATTGAAAATAAGACTTATGGTATATGTAGAGAAACAGGTAAGCTTATCCCTAAGGAAAGACTTCGCGCTGTGCCTCACGCAACTTTAAGTATAGAAGCAAAACAAGCGCAAGGCAGATGA
- a CDS encoding isoleucyl-tRNA synthetase (product_source=KO:K01870; cath_funfam=1.10.730.10,3.40.50.620,3.90.740.10; cog=COG0060; ko=KO:K01870; pfam=PF00133,PF08264,PF19302; superfamily=47323,52374; tigrfam=TIGR00392): MSNKFAEYNKLDLSKVNQEILKRWEEGDVFRKSLKIREDAPSFVFYEGPPSANGMPGIHHVIARSIKDIFCRYKTMKGFQVQRKAGWDTHGLPVELGVEKALGITKEDIGKKITVEEYNAACRKDVMKYTKEWEDLTNKMGYWVDMDDPYITYDNRYIETLWWLLKELYNKGLLYKGYTIQPYSPAAGTGLSTHELNQPGCYRDVKDTTCVAQFKMVNPLTEMSQFGEAFFLAWTTTPWTLPSNTALAVGPNIEYVAVQTYNPYTSQPITVVVAKNLVSSLFNEKAADIALDDYKEGDKLIPYKIVASWKGTELAGLEYEQLIPWVNPGNGAFRVITGDYVTTEDGTGIVHIAPTFGADDDRVAKASGIPPLMMVDKEGNTRPMVDQTGKFFNLEDLDDKFIEESVNVALYSEFAGRFVKNAFDSKLTDADATLDIDICVMLKQQNRAFKIEKHTHNYPHCWRTDKPVLYYPLDSWFIRTTAVKERMIELNNTINWKPQSTGSGRFGKWLENLQDWNLSRSRYWGTPLPIWRTEDGTEEKCIGSVAELIEEINKAVAAGVMTENPFKNVTPGDYSAENYSVENGLDLHRPYVDRIILVSDSDKPMKRETDLIDVWFDSGAMPYAQIHYPFENKETFDSGDVFPADFIAEGVDQTRGWFFTLHAIATMIFDNISFKTVISNGLVLDKNGNKMSKRLGNGVDPFDAISKFGSDPLRWYMITNASPWDNLKFDPEGVEEVRRKFFGTLYNTYSFFALYANVDNFEYKEADIPFAERPEIDRWIISLLNSLIKEVDGYLEAYEPTKAGRAINDFVNDNLSNWYVRLNRKRFWGGEMNEDKLSAYQTLYTCLETIAKLMSPISPFYSDQLFTDLIKVTGRETVESIHLSDFPVSNEALIDKALEERMEIAQRISSMVLALRRKVNIKVRQPLSSIMVPVLDDNQKNAIEAIQSLILNEVNVKEIKYVDNAAGILVKKIKPDFKKLGPRYGKIMKDLAAGIASMSQENIIQFEKDGKFIIQIADQSAEITLDDVEIISEDIPGWLVANEGNLTVALDVTITEELKKEGIARELVNRIQNIRKSNGYEIVDKINVTIQSNSLTDEAVEEYKQYIANQVLANSVEIGNITDGIELELDDLRLLVNVVRV, translated from the coding sequence ATGAGCAATAAATTCGCAGAATATAACAAGCTTGACTTATCGAAAGTCAATCAGGAGATATTGAAACGATGGGAAGAAGGAGACGTTTTCAGAAAGAGTCTGAAAATAAGAGAAGATGCTCCTTCGTTTGTGTTTTATGAAGGTCCCCCTTCCGCTAACGGAATGCCAGGGATTCACCACGTTATAGCTCGAAGCATTAAAGACATTTTCTGTCGTTACAAAACAATGAAAGGCTTTCAAGTTCAGCGTAAAGCAGGCTGGGACACTCACGGTTTACCAGTAGAGCTTGGAGTTGAAAAGGCTTTAGGTATAACTAAAGAAGATATTGGTAAAAAGATTACTGTTGAAGAGTATAATGCAGCCTGTCGTAAAGACGTAATGAAGTACACTAAAGAATGGGAAGACCTTACCAATAAAATGGGTTATTGGGTAGATATGGACGACCCTTACATTACTTACGACAATCGCTACATAGAAACTCTATGGTGGTTACTTAAAGAATTATACAACAAAGGGTTATTATACAAAGGTTACACAATTCAACCTTACTCGCCCGCAGCTGGAACAGGTTTAAGTACTCACGAACTTAATCAACCTGGTTGTTATCGCGATGTAAAAGACACTACCTGTGTGGCTCAGTTCAAGATGGTAAATCCTCTAACCGAGATGTCGCAATTCGGAGAAGCTTTCTTCCTCGCTTGGACTACAACTCCTTGGACTTTACCTTCTAATACGGCTCTTGCTGTTGGTCCTAATATAGAATATGTTGCTGTTCAAACATACAATCCTTACACTTCTCAACCTATTACTGTTGTTGTGGCTAAGAACTTAGTTTCTTCGTTGTTTAACGAAAAAGCTGCCGACATAGCTCTTGATGATTATAAAGAAGGAGACAAACTTATTCCTTATAAAATTGTAGCTTCTTGGAAAGGAACAGAACTTGCAGGTCTTGAATACGAACAATTAATCCCTTGGGTTAATCCTGGCAATGGCGCATTCCGTGTTATTACAGGCGATTATGTTACTACCGAAGACGGAACTGGTATCGTTCACATTGCTCCTACCTTTGGTGCTGACGATGATAGAGTTGCTAAAGCAAGCGGTATTCCTCCTTTAATGATGGTAGACAAAGAGGGAAACACAAGACCTATGGTAGACCAGACTGGTAAATTTTTCAACTTAGAAGATTTAGACGATAAGTTTATAGAAGAGTCGGTAAATGTTGCACTATATTCTGAGTTTGCTGGACGATTTGTTAAGAATGCTTTCGACAGTAAACTTACTGATGCTGATGCTACATTAGACATCGACATTTGTGTTATGCTGAAACAACAAAACAGAGCATTCAAAATAGAGAAACATACTCACAACTATCCTCATTGTTGGAGAACCGATAAGCCCGTTCTTTACTATCCTTTAGATAGTTGGTTTATCCGCACTACTGCAGTTAAGGAGAGAATGATAGAACTAAACAATACTATCAACTGGAAACCTCAATCTACAGGCTCGGGACGTTTTGGTAAATGGTTGGAAAACCTTCAAGACTGGAACTTATCTCGTTCTCGTTACTGGGGTACTCCTCTTCCTATCTGGAGAACCGAAGATGGAACTGAAGAAAAATGTATTGGTTCGGTTGCCGAATTAATAGAAGAAATAAATAAAGCTGTTGCAGCGGGTGTTATGACCGAGAATCCTTTCAAGAACGTAACTCCCGGAGATTATTCTGCTGAGAATTACTCTGTTGAAAACGGATTAGATCTTCACCGTCCTTACGTTGATAGAATAATTCTTGTGTCTGACTCTGACAAACCAATGAAGAGGGAAACAGACTTAATAGATGTCTGGTTCGATTCGGGTGCTATGCCATACGCACAAATACATTATCCTTTCGAAAATAAGGAAACTTTCGACTCTGGAGACGTGTTCCCTGCCGACTTTATAGCAGAAGGTGTAGACCAAACTCGTGGTTGGTTCTTTACTCTTCACGCCATAGCAACAATGATATTCGACAATATTTCTTTCAAAACTGTTATATCTAACGGATTAGTATTAGACAAAAACGGAAACAAAATGTCGAAACGTTTAGGTAACGGTGTTGATCCTTTCGACGCAATATCTAAATTCGGCTCAGATCCTCTACGTTGGTATATGATTACTAACGCATCTCCTTGGGATAACTTAAAGTTCGACCCAGAAGGAGTGGAAGAAGTTCGTCGCAAATTCTTCGGAACATTATACAACACTTATTCGTTCTTTGCACTATACGCTAATGTAGATAACTTTGAATATAAAGAAGCAGACATACCGTTTGCCGAAAGACCAGAGATTGACCGTTGGATAATTTCTTTGTTGAACTCATTGATAAAAGAAGTAGACGGATACTTAGAAGCTTACGAACCAACAAAGGCTGGACGTGCAATAAATGATTTTGTAAATGACAACTTAAGTAACTGGTACGTTCGTCTAAACCGTAAACGTTTCTGGGGAGGCGAAATGAATGAAGATAAACTATCGGCTTATCAAACGCTTTATACCTGTTTGGAAACTATAGCTAAGTTAATGTCGCCAATATCTCCTTTCTACTCAGACCAATTATTTACAGATCTTATTAAGGTTACAGGCAGAGAAACTGTAGAATCGATACATTTATCTGATTTCCCTGTCTCTAATGAAGCTTTAATCGACAAAGCGTTGGAAGAAAGAATGGAAATTGCTCAAAGAATATCGTCTATGGTATTGGCTTTAAGAAGAAAAGTGAACATAAAAGTTCGCCAACCTCTTTCTTCTATTATGGTTCCAGTATTAGACGATAATCAAAAAAATGCAATAGAGGCTATTCAATCTCTTATACTTAACGAAGTAAATGTAAAAGAGATTAAATATGTTGATAACGCAGCAGGAATCTTAGTAAAGAAGATAAAACCAGACTTCAAGAAGTTAGGTCCCCGTTACGGAAAGATAATGAAAGATCTTGCAGCAGGCATAGCAAGTATGTCGCAAGAAAACATTATTCAGTTCGAAAAAGACGGTAAGTTTATTATACAGATTGCAGATCAATCGGCAGAAATAACTTTAGACGACGTTGAAATTATTTCAGAAGATATTCCAGGCTGGTTAGTAGCTAATGAAGGAAACTTAACAGTAGCTTTAGATGTTACTATTACCGAAGAGTTGAAGAAAGAAGGAATAGCTCGCGAATTAGTTAATCGTATTCAGAACATACGTAAGTCTAACGGTTACGAAATTGTTGATAAGATAAACGTAACTATTCAAAGTAATTCTTTAACCGATGAAGCAGTAGAAGAATACAAACAATATATTGCTAATCAGGTTCTTGCAAACAGTGTAGAGATAGGAAATATTACCGATGGTATAGAACTCGAATTAGATGACTTACGTTTGTTAGTAAATGTTGTAAGAGTTTAG
- a CDS encoding type III restriction enzyme (product_source=KO:K01156; cath_funfam=1.20.5.420,3.40.50.300; cog=COG3587; ko=KO:K01156; pfam=PF04851,PF19778; smart=SM00487; superfamily=158791,46997,52540), translated as MDTQKETRQFQYEIQSYQEECVANIIALFESLRQNLNFKEVFTAHHQKNKYNFPVQDTKNIDIMMETGTGKTFTFIKTIFELSKYFGYNKFIILIPTVPIREGTKTNLEDTKEYFKSFYANEKEKEIETFVYEGGNISAVRQFIATSHLSVLVMTPSSFNSKDNILNRPLERDMYTPELFENNQLPPKSYLECLKRLNPIVIMDEPHRFEGNAFKTYFDGFDNYYLRFGATFPQKKNSLPLSNVAYVLDSISSFRQSLVKKIVVYTQDVVENKDVLIGIETEGKVKKAIVNTLTNGIIARLKLSVGSTFNGKSIKKINKDNIVLVDDTIEKVNYSLSDESLKAMIKETIKIHFEKEKRLFEQGIKALTLFFIESDTSLFRGNNPKIKNFFEEEYKKQYSENINKLDSTSAYYKYLQKDFDVNNQLQVHKGYFSGDKGNADEKVKAGVNEILTDKKKLLSFESQTRFIFSIWALQEGWDNPNVFTICKLSNQGSEISKLQQIGRGLRICVNQNLQRNTLKKLNEDQEAFWKINNLDVVVSSKENGFVEAIQNEILTNSYLLAEVFTEQELKIMLKEKCGFDDLTVRKIYLIMENSEMIIYKATVNGIYVFEKSPKFLSILKEQNLLEEQVNAIENLFATDANVYIQKAEQKKEKKKVFIKSTHLKEFQNLWNAINKNAFYVLETLDKEQKKQLLQNIKTQIEALDIEEILLQTIRSELNVNKIGAQGAISEKLTSAVSYKSKVDYLKLVQDLSNKTKTPITFVVEIFNTLSNEFKTKILCNNPEQAQREIAKIISNNLVAMIKANVKYDGINGVGLPNVFKTEKEKTYLDIGSVGKFQKDITGDFNLKNKWVFEEVIEYDSDFELEIVEQDPDIDSIEIFGKLPRLKIKTPLGDYTPDFCYAVKSSKGNNIFLVVEAKGYKTQTAIPEDEKAKIYFADKYFEALKEYYKDSNIEVSFKKRINTMELSTLINNL; from the coding sequence ATGGATACGCAAAAAGAAACAAGACAGTTTCAGTATGAAATACAAAGCTATCAGGAGGAGTGCGTTGCAAATATTATTGCTCTTTTTGAAAGCCTTCGTCAAAATTTGAATTTTAAAGAGGTGTTTACTGCTCACCATCAAAAGAATAAATACAACTTTCCAGTTCAAGATACCAAAAATATAGATATAATGATGGAAACGGGAACGGGTAAAACGTTCACGTTTATAAAAACTATTTTTGAGCTAAGTAAATATTTTGGTTATAATAAGTTTATTATTCTAATTCCTACTGTTCCGATTCGAGAGGGAACAAAAACAAACTTAGAGGATACAAAGGAGTACTTTAAAAGCTTTTATGCTAATGAGAAAGAAAAAGAAATCGAAACATTTGTTTACGAGGGAGGAAATATTTCTGCTGTTAGACAATTTATAGCTACATCGCATTTGTCGGTATTGGTGATGACCCCCAGCTCGTTTAATAGTAAAGATAATATTCTCAACAGACCTTTAGAAAGGGATATGTACACGCCAGAGCTATTTGAAAACAATCAGTTACCGCCAAAGTCGTATTTAGAATGCTTGAAACGATTAAATCCTATTGTAATAATGGATGAACCTCATCGCTTTGAGGGTAATGCCTTTAAAACGTATTTTGATGGTTTTGATAATTATTACTTACGTTTTGGCGCAACATTTCCACAGAAAAAAAATAGTTTGCCTTTATCTAATGTGGCGTATGTATTGGATAGTATTTCTTCTTTCAGACAAAGTTTGGTTAAGAAAATTGTAGTTTACACACAAGACGTAGTAGAAAACAAAGATGTGCTTATTGGAATTGAAACTGAAGGAAAGGTAAAAAAAGCAATAGTAAACACTTTAACTAATGGAATTATAGCCAGACTAAAATTAAGTGTTGGTTCTACTTTTAACGGTAAAAGCATAAAGAAAATCAATAAAGACAACATTGTTTTAGTAGACGATACTATTGAGAAAGTTAATTATTCTTTGTCTGACGAATCATTAAAAGCAATGATTAAGGAAACAATTAAAATTCATTTCGAAAAAGAAAAAAGATTATTCGAGCAAGGAATAAAGGCTCTTACATTGTTTTTTATTGAAAGCGATACAAGTTTGTTTCGAGGCAATAATCCTAAAATAAAAAACTTTTTTGAGGAGGAGTACAAAAAACAATATAGCGAAAATATAAACAAACTTGACTCTACAAGCGCTTATTATAAATACTTGCAAAAAGACTTTGATGTAAATAATCAGCTACAGGTTCATAAAGGCTATTTTTCGGGAGATAAAGGAAATGCAGATGAAAAGGTAAAGGCTGGAGTTAATGAAATTTTGACAGATAAAAAGAAGTTACTTTCGTTTGAAAGTCAAACTCGTTTCATTTTTTCCATCTGGGCATTGCAAGAGGGGTGGGATAATCCAAATGTATTTACAATATGTAAGCTATCTAATCAGGGAAGCGAAATCTCAAAACTGCAACAAATAGGAAGGGGATTGCGTATTTGTGTAAATCAAAATTTACAACGCAATACTCTTAAAAAACTTAATGAAGATCAAGAAGCTTTCTGGAAAATAAATAACCTTGATGTGGTTGTGTCAAGTAAAGAAAATGGTTTTGTAGAGGCTATTCAAAATGAGATTTTAACCAACTCTTATCTTCTTGCAGAAGTATTTACGGAGCAAGAACTTAAAATAATGCTAAAAGAAAAATGTGGTTTTGACGATTTGACTGTGCGTAAGATTTATCTAATAATGGAAAATAGTGAAATGATTATTTACAAAGCGACAGTTAATGGTATTTATGTGTTTGAGAAATCTCCTAAGTTTTTATCTATTCTTAAAGAGCAAAACTTGTTAGAAGAGCAAGTTAATGCTATTGAAAACTTGTTTGCAACAGACGCGAACGTATATATACAGAAAGCAGAGCAGAAAAAAGAGAAAAAGAAAGTTTTTATAAAGTCTACACACTTAAAAGAGTTTCAAAACTTATGGAATGCTATAAATAAAAATGCTTTTTACGTTTTAGAAACATTGGATAAAGAACAGAAAAAACAACTGCTGCAAAATATAAAAACGCAAATAGAAGCTTTGGACATAGAGGAGATTCTATTACAAACTATTCGTTCAGAACTAAACGTGAACAAGATTGGAGCGCAAGGGGCAATTTCGGAAAAACTAACTAGTGCAGTTTCTTACAAAAGTAAAGTGGATTATTTGAAGTTGGTACAAGATTTATCTAACAAAACAAAAACGCCCATTACCTTTGTTGTTGAAATTTTCAATACTTTAAGTAATGAGTTCAAAACGAAAATACTTTGTAATAATCCCGAACAAGCACAAAGAGAAATAGCTAAAATAATAAGCAACAACTTAGTTGCTATGATAAAAGCAAATGTTAAGTATGATGGAATTAATGGAGTAGGCTTGCCAAACGTATTTAAGACTGAAAAAGAAAAAACTTATTTAGACATAGGAAGCGTTGGAAAATTTCAAAAAGATATAACTGGCGATTTTAATTTGAAAAATAAATGGGTGTTTGAAGAAGTGATTGAGTATGATAGCGATTTTGAATTGGAAATTGTGGAACAAGACCCAGATATTGACAGCATTGAGATATTCGGAAAGTTACCACGCCTAAAAATTAAAACGCCTTTAGGTGATTATACTCCCGACTTCTGCTATGCGGTTAAAAGCTCTAAAGGAAATAATATATTCCTTGTTGTAGAAGCGAAGGGCTATAAAACGCAAACCGCAATACCCGAAGATGAAAAAGCAAAAATTTACTTTGCCGACAAGTATTTCGAGGCACTGAAAGAATACTATAAAGATTCAAATATAGAAGTTTCATTTAAGAAACGAATCAATACAATGGAATTGTCGACATTGATAAATAACTTATAA
- a CDS encoding adenine-specific DNA-methyltransferase (product_source=KO:K07316; cath_funfam=3.40.50.150; cog=COG2189; ko=KO:K07316; pfam=PF01555; superfamily=53335), protein MIKQNFIEAGFTVADTENNENKLLSFLKENYPSIIKDNEIDLQELKALTGLPIDEKVNGYGLSFIGRNFARAKYAQKTERELCLNTKLSKDIDTTKNLVLKGDNLDSLKILKNHYSGKIKCIYIDPPYNTTSDEFIYPDKFDKEEAEVLGLTNLSENDFARMDFSFKTKKSHNGWLAFMYPRLLLARDLLTQDGVIFISIDDNEQANLKLLCDDVFGEENFVAKFDWRKKTGANDAKDIAVVTESILLYAKNKSCTIEEDIWGRDETSINQKRYKLSDEFIEERGSYYLDTLDRGGLQYSDSMNFGIETPDGGVIFPNGRSEFENDGWTWKWSKDKVKWGIENNFLEFVKSDKSKGSDYTIKYKVYKKVDNEGLPRKKSGRAFSNLITDPINQQGNEDFSNLFEGNAFFTNPKPLGLIQYFLRIINSDTFIVLDFFAGSGTTGQAVMQLNAEDGGDRKFILCQIDEPIQEDKPAYKFCEENNLPPVISSITIERLKRAGEKIAREIEAANSTTGLFEENKKQIPDIGFKVFDSVEAPNLKVDDEGQISIFGANTNTDALSRVYNMIFKVGLDEPTQTPEEVVKDCIYRIGNNYYITNGEKVNSEDFVNAVKQGKVYIDGWTASLNGTLQSYKDDVSIVL, encoded by the coding sequence ATGATAAAGCAAAATTTTATAGAAGCAGGGTTTACTGTTGCAGACACAGAAAACAACGAAAATAAACTGTTGAGTTTCCTAAAAGAAAATTATCCAAGTATAATCAAAGATAATGAAATTGACTTGCAAGAACTTAAAGCTCTTACAGGTTTACCTATAGACGAAAAGGTAAATGGTTATGGTTTGAGTTTTATAGGAAGAAACTTTGCAAGAGCTAAATATGCTCAAAAAACAGAAAGAGAATTATGCTTAAATACTAAACTAAGTAAGGATATTGATACCACTAAAAACTTAGTATTAAAAGGTGATAACTTAGATAGTCTTAAGATTCTTAAAAACCATTATAGCGGTAAGATAAAGTGTATTTATATAGACCCTCCTTATAATACAACAAGTGATGAATTTATATATCCCGACAAGTTCGACAAAGAAGAGGCTGAAGTGTTGGGTTTAACAAACTTAAGCGAAAACGATTTTGCAAGAATGGACTTTAGTTTCAAAACTAAAAAGAGCCACAATGGTTGGTTAGCGTTTATGTATCCTCGTTTGTTATTGGCAAGAGATTTATTAACTCAAGATGGAGTTATATTTATTAGCATTGATGATAACGAACAAGCAAACTTAAAACTGCTTTGTGATGATGTGTTTGGAGAAGAGAATTTTGTGGCGAAATTTGATTGGCGTAAAAAAACCGGAGCCAATGATGCTAAAGATATTGCAGTTGTAACAGAAAGTATTTTACTATATGCGAAAAATAAAAGTTGCACAATTGAAGAAGATATTTGGGGACGTGATGAAACTTCCATAAATCAAAAACGATATAAGTTATCCGATGAATTTATAGAGGAGCGAGGGAGTTACTATTTGGATACACTAGATAGGGGAGGTTTGCAATATTCGGATTCTATGAATTTTGGAATTGAAACACCTGATGGAGGTGTTATTTTTCCTAATGGTCGTTCTGAGTTTGAAAATGATGGTTGGACATGGAAATGGAGTAAAGATAAAGTAAAATGGGGTATTGAAAATAATTTTTTGGAATTTGTTAAATCGGATAAGAGTAAAGGTTCGGATTATACGATAAAATACAAAGTGTATAAGAAGGTAGATAATGAAGGGTTGCCTCGTAAAAAATCAGGCCGGGCATTTTCTAATCTGATTACAGACCCAATTAATCAGCAGGGCAATGAAGATTTCTCGAATCTATTTGAAGGTAATGCATTTTTTACAAATCCTAAGCCTCTTGGGTTAATTCAATATTTCCTTAGAATAATAAATAGTGATACATTTATTGTCCTTGATTTCTTTGCTGGTTCGGGAACGACAGGTCAGGCAGTAATGCAACTCAATGCAGAAGATGGAGGCGATAGAAAATTTATTTTGTGTCAAATAGATGAGCCTATACAAGAAGATAAGCCTGCTTATAAGTTTTGTGAAGAAAATAATTTACCTCCCGTAATATCAAGTATAACTATTGAGCGATTGAAGCGTGCTGGCGAAAAAATAGCAAGAGAAATAGAAGCAGCTAATAGCACAACGGGATTGTTTGAAGAAAATAAAAAGCAAATTCCTGATATAGGATTTAAGGTATTTGATAGCGTTGAGGCTCCAAACTTAAAAGTTGATGACGAAGGGCAGATTTCAATATTTGGAGCTAACACAAACACAGACGCTTTAAGCCGTGTTTATAATATGATTTTCAAAGTTGGCTTAGATGAACCAACACAAACTCCTGAAGAAGTGGTAAAAGATTGCATTTACAGAATTGGCAACAACTATTACATCACAAATGGAGAAAAGGTTAATAGTGAGGATTTTGTAAATGCAGTTAAACAAGGGAAAGTATATATTGACGGTTGGACTGCAAGCTTAAACGGAACTTTGCAAAGCTATAAAGATGACGTGAGTATTGTGTTGTAA